The genomic region ATAATCTGGAATAGGACACACTTGTAAAAACTGCACCAGCACCTAAAACTTTTTGATCCTTCAACAGCTTGCATCTAATAAAAAATGGGTTTTCGGTCTTAATATGGCTCTCCATGCTGACCTAGTGACCCCTGTCCACATGAGCGGACCCGCGCTGTCCTATGATGATGGTGAAGCATGTGCTCTGCTGTCACGTTAGCCTCAGTATGTAGCAGGACATACTCCGCCTGTATAACCAGGGCCCCCCCCAGCCTGTAATACAGCACATAGACCTCAGTGATAGACCCCggctgtgtatacagctcctgccGCAGTCAGCCCTCAGCCGTCAGCAGTTTTCTCCTTGTGATCAGCATTATCCAGGTTACCAGAGCTGCAGATCTCACAGCCATACAATGTAACTCAAGCCCACACCAATCATCTGCTCGTCTTCCCAGATCCCCCCCAGGGCATCACGATCGCTCCCTTCTGAGGCCGAACTTACACCGAGGACAGCACAGGGGATGTGTGCACAGCGGTGACACGGTACAAGTACAAGGACCTCTGCCCTTCTCACCTGCTCCACCTTTGCTCACCGTATCACCGATTAGAGAAAGATAAACTCGGAAAGCCTAGAAAGAAATAGCATTAACCCCTTTATCCCTGGGATGAACCAATGTAACACAAGGCCTACTACCCACAGCACAATCTATAGCATCATGCTATATGGACGCATTATAGATCCGGCATTTAATAATCTGGAAATTTGGaagaaaatggggggaaaaaattaCGAGAATTATGGTGGAATATTGTGCATTTTAATTTAGGATTCTCTCTCCATACAATAACTGTCATGTGCCATGATACAGGAGAACTTTTATAATCTGGTGGCTATCGTGTCCCATTGATACTAAATTGCAATATATTCACATTATGTTTGGTGTTTATGTGCTGTAATAGCTCCCGGGAACATGTGATTGATGTTATGGATGCCTAAAGAACATGAGGCAGCACTGCACAAGGGACACCCAGTGTCAGACATGGGTTACTTGGGCCCACTTGACTCTAGGATTTTAGTAACCTCCATCGTGGGTGGTCATCATCTGCACCACAAGAGGCTGGGCCCACCAGAGGGTCCTCCGGTCCAGTCCAACACTGAAGACCCCTAATCCCTAGTGAAGGGACATTGAAACAACACATATGAAAAGAATAAAAGGAGTCCTCCAGGATTTTccagatgacccccccccccataggagaGGTTATCAAGATCAGATGATTGGTGGAGATTTGACTCCCTGTACCCTGATCGACCGTGTGTTTAACAAAGCCACAGTTCAGCAGAACAGCTCTGTGCATTGTTCAGTGGCAGGCAAAGGCATTGCAGGCTCAGTCCAATCATGAAGAATGTCCAGAACAGAAGAATGTCTGTACATCTGTCTCTCTGTTTAAAAGGGGACACCCAATATCCCACCACCAGATTACTATCCAATATGGCACCGTAGAAGTCTGGTGTACAAGACTGGCACCATGGATGTGCAAATGGAAATTTCTAAGGCTGCACATACCCAGCTATTCTCTGCTCACAATACATTTCAGAGCCCCCTAGAGAGAGGCAGGGTCTCATAGTGGACTTCTGAACGGAGCctcctaccccctcagaaaatataatataatctaatatatatatatatgtgtatactaacAGGCTTATACAGATCTGTTCCAGTAGCGGCTGGCCACATGGGGAaagtacacggcaggaattaCAGATGAGAGATCACTGGTCCTGTTGTTCtgctgtcccccctcccccatcattacttatctgagctgctgattcatgctgtgcactgtggaggatgtgccctgttatatacatattatgtagtACAatgcacagcataatatgtatataatgatgcacatcctctattctttagtatGTCATgttggatgccggggccccctgacactgtgggccccatagcagctgctatagctgctaccgctgtagttacacccctgcttattACCTGTCTGAATGTCATAATAGTTGCCCCCTAGGCTGGGTTTGCTGTGAATAATCTGCAATAGTGAAAATGAGCCCCTACCACTCCCATCAAAATctgtcaaaaataaaaataatctggACTTTATGCATTGTAAAGATGCCTTTTGGCCCATACACAATGTTACCTCTTCATCCCCTAAGCCAAGGGGTATTTGTCACATTTGTGGTCCCTAACAAAGTTCTGCCTCGGGGCCTTGCTAACACAATTTAAAGTTATGGTATAACTATGTAACAGCATCCTGTACAGCACAGTATAGAGCACACAGGGACAGTACCAATAGGAATCCCATTTATTAAAACAACTTATTTGGGAGAATTGGTTGCATCCACCACTGTGCGGCCCCCCGACCCTGATATGTTGGAGCCAAGCAATTGCTTTATGGCCAAATCCTCCCCAACCTATCGCTATGTCCATAGACATCATGGAGTCATAAAGATGAATACATACTCAAACACAGAAATTCTAATTTCTCCCATAAAATTGCCGTCTAATGATACCGGGCAGGACCCTATATACATTACAATGTTAGCATCAACATATTATCAATATTATCAAGGGGGGAAATGGATAAAAATCCTGGCAAATAGAACCGTAACAATGGACCTATAACAGTCAATTGTACAAATGTATATTTCTGATTTCATAAATATGTtcttttctacatgtatccataAAATAAACACTTGTGTTTATAATCCATTCTATAAAACTAGACTATACCGGTGTAATACAacgcaccatatggcggtatatgaAGTGCCTATAGTAAGTGCCTAGTAAACATGAGCAGAGGACTTGTGTGTTCCATATGGTCTCAGCCACGTGTTAGGCCTGTAGAAGACAAGAACATGGTGTGAACAAGTCCCTACTTGCACGTCGCTTCAGTATATCCGAATTTATACAACCGCAATGCATAAAATACCCAAAGttactgtcctcctccatcccaaTCGATTACAGAATCTACAATCCAGCCATATATCTACATCCAAACGTTCTTACGGTATTAAccatacacatatactgtatacacaactGTAACTACATCCACCACGATAAAGTATACATAATGATAGTATAAATATAATAGTAACTGATCCTACTACAGGGTCAGGGCATCAGAATAATCAATAATAATATCAATACCGGGAGACAGAAAATACAATCTGTAATAAACGACACAATATCCTGTATCATAAtattacataatacataatattaCACTATAAACTATAATATACCTAATTTTTCGTGATTTAAAACAATGGAGACCAAAATAGaggaaaaaaagaataataaaaatggatttatccaatttttttccttattttcagGAATGAATCAGAAATTCTTGGCGGTCTTTCTGTATTTGTATATTGGTAATGGTTATGGTTAGATAGAGATataagatacaatgtatagagatataagatacaatgtatagagatataagatacaatgtatagagatataagatacaatgtatagagatATAAGATACAATGTAAAGTAACTGTAGGAATAGTAAGGACCTCCCCAGTGAGGGTGTGCGCCCTGTTCTGGAAGccgtacacattatatacattataatcAGGGACACAACCCATACACCATGACACCTGGGAGCTATAGTGAGGGGGACACGTACAGGACCCCCATGAGCAGCCCCCCAGCAGACGCTGATGATGATGATACAATGTAGCACAATGTGACACTGACAGGACACACAATGATATTCCCCGCACGGAGCTGCAgatgctgctggatggagacaTGGGGACGCGCCGCTCACCTCTCCGGCCCTGGCGCCACAGGATCCTCCGGTTGGTGCCGGGTCCTCACTGCGGGATCAGACCCGGAACTGCCGCACTCTCTTTAAAGGCGATGGATCAAAGAGCAGTAACAGCAGTGAGTGCGCCGACGGAAATTACCAGTAacggccactagatggcagcgaTACCGCGGCCGCTGCTGCTACAGCGTACAGAGTACACtatgctacatatatactgtatagcagtggtggcgaacctatggcacgggtgccagaggtggcactcagagccctctctgtgggcacccaaaccatttacccagcacagagttcaccaaacaaactCAAATAATCCTCCTGCAGTTCCAGGAGACTCAAGCTGCTCTCAACACTACACATAATTGtctacttgggactgcaggaatagtgAGAGTTGTATAAAGGGCTGCGTTATTTTTGGTGGTCCTCGTGCTGGCCCCACATTTCTTCTTTGTACAGGgggaccctgaagagaagctacaatgatagtccaaatatgcctttcttctttcaactgtattggtcaAGAGGCCGAAACGATTAAAAGTTTTGGGAGAACAGTTAGTGATAACTTACTGCTCAAACTAATTttatggcactttgtgataaataattgggttttggttgaaatttggacACTTGGTCTGtaaaacgttcgccatcactgctgtatagtGTATggactatatacactgtatactctatatatgctatatacactgtatatatgctatatacactgtatactctatatatgctatatacactatgctacatgtatactgtatagtgtatggactatatacactgtatactctatatatgctatatacactatgctacatatatactgtatagtgtatggactatatacactgtatactctatatatgctatatacactatgctacatgtatagtgtatggactatatacactgtatactctatatatgctatatacactatgctacatatatactgtaatgtgTATggactatatacactgtatactttatatatgctatatacactatGCTACATATATACTCTATACTGTAtgttctatatatactgtactatatatacactatatacactgtactttatatatactatatgcactgtactctatatatactatatgcactgtattctatatatactgtatacaataaatacactatactctatacatactgtaaacactatatactatatacaatgtactctatatatactgtatacactaaatacactatactctatacataatgtatacactatatactatatacaatgtactctatatatactatatgcacgGTACTATATATagactatatacactgtactctatgtatacactatactctatatatactatatacactgtactctatatataccgtatacactgtactatatatacactatatacactgtactctgtatatactatatacactgtactctgtatatactatatacactgtactctatatataccgtatacactgtactatatatacattatatacactgtactctgtatatactatatacactgtactctatgtatacactatactctatatatactatatacactgtactctatatataccgtatacactgtactatatatacattatatacactgtactctgtatatactatatacactgtactctgtatatactatatacactgtactctatatatactatatgcaatgtactatatatacactatatatatactgtacactatagatacactgtactctatatatactatatacactgtactatatatacactatatacactgtactctatatgtactatatacactgtactctatatatactgtatacactgtactctatacattctatatgtactgtatacactatatgctatatacactgtactgtatatatactatataccctttactatatatacactatatacactgtactctGTGTACACTATACATAACTGTACACTACCTATATACAACATACTATACTATGTACACTGTAAATAACTATACActaagtatatactatatacaatgtactatatatagagactatacatactgtactatatatacactacacactacatgtatactatatataccgtACTATATAATACAAACACTGGTACATAAttacaatatactatatatactgtatacagggacagaTTAAGAATGCCCTGGGCCTTGGGCTGTACTAATATATGAAAATATGGTGCTAGAataaagcttcttggggaatggaggatgcatccctttTGCTtaatttcaatctgtggtttcaggacctatggaggaccttcaaaggtcctgaaatgtttcttgtgtacatgtgtattgggaaCAGGAACCGTtgtataaggatttcatgggtgaaggtccttctcagtataaatttTGGTTGGTAGGGTTTTGTGGCCATGTATATGTAAACTTTTCACTTTGCAGATAGTAATAGTAATGATGGTAAtgttctctctcattattctggcatttggtaaatttaaaggtaatctgtcaccagggacctcattttcaatatAGTcaagttacagaagcccattatagCTACAttacaaatatgtctttctgcgttctctaagcatttgtattacaatataattgcgtgttataatttaccttgcaccctgacagaatcctctgtgtagtcccaggggttgggctttggtttggatgcattacaaaaaacaacctgtgacttgtctgtgctgcagactcctcagctcttggcacccacctggaggagggaggagctatacaggagcacaaaggtgagggctgagagctgaggcatttgcaacacagacaagtcacatgttgttttttgaaatgcatccaaaccaaagcccaacttcTGGGATTACACAGAGgaatctgtcagggtgcaaggtaagttataacacacaattatattgtaatgcaaatgcttaaagaaaGCAGGAAGAcatatgtgcactgcagctgtaatgggcttctgtaacctgtctttagtgaaaatgaggtccctggtgacaggttccctttaaatagttttgGCAATTCTAATTGACCTATCTTTGTCAGACAGTAAGAGAAAAAAAGACCGATGTATCTTTTTAGCATATacaaacaaaaagtaaaattgtTTCGCAGATTGTTTAGACAACTTATAAAGTGGATGATCTCTATATATATTCTATGTATAGCTCGGTATGGAGACATAGGATTATCTGCTCTCCCTCTACAATTATTACCTTTCTCTGTGTTCCTGAACCCCTCCAGCATTATGAACATTTATCTAATTTTGGGCAGAGATGTTTACACCTTTAAAGTTTTCATTAGAAAGGATTTTTTCTAGAAAGGTCAGCGGAGACATGACTTACTTACATCActgtacagcagtgttatatagCTATGGTATGGGGTGTATCCATACTCTGTACTGTAGTATCCTATTTAGTCTTTATATGGTGATGTAGTCATGTTATGGGGGTTGTTACTACCATGCAAGGACTTGACATTTTGGTGGCCCCAAACGCAGTTATATCTATGGATCCCCTAATATCAGATTCTGCCCCTTGTTGTCACACAATAATTTTTTGTGAATAATGAAAAAACTCAAATTGTACAACACTTCAAAATCTTCAGTTctaatagatgtttattgtatgaTGGAACCATCTCCTGCGGATGTTATAGCgccaggatgttctgcagcgctgtacagggaTGACCATGGTTCATTTTGGGGGACAATTTGGAGGGAAGCTAATTCAgtatatttttgggatgtgggaggaaaccggagtacccggaggaaacccacgcagacacggggagaacatacaaactccatgcagaCGACTGGTGATTGGTCAGATGGTGAATACAGGACACCAGTGCTGCCAGGCAACAGTGCTAGTCACTGAGCCACCGCGCTGCCCTACAATAGGAGAAGACGTCTTGGTGGAGATGACACTTTCCACTGGTCTTCTGGGTGACTTCTTGGCTGCGCTGCGGTCTTTTCTGGGCCTGATGATGGAGCAGACTGGTCACTGATGGATCCTCTCAGGTCTGGTTGAGAAGAACCATCTTGCTGTGACAGATGCGACACTGATATTTCTCGGTGTTGAGAGAAGCCGTCCAGCGTCCAACTCTAGGGTGGGAGAGAAATACTAGATTATAAACAAACCTAAAAGTATCAAATaaccaaaattatttttaatgtcTAACTGGAGAAGCCCTTACAGCAAGCAGTGGTGGTAACTCATTAATACATCATATATAAATAGCAAAGCAGGAGGTAATTTTCATACAGACTCCACCACTTCCCCTGAACCAGGCCCAGTGTTCCCATGGTTCATGTACTAAGCTCTAGGCTGACCCTACAGAAAGCTGTATGTTACCTGGATTGGCACCCTGAGCACTGGTAGACCACCTTGTAGTGGGTCTCATAGGTGTGAAACTGAGTGATGGGTGGCATGTCAGGGTGGGCCAGTTCGGCCATGGCACAGTGATAGTCCCATAGCAAGCCATGGGTGAGATCTGCTTCTCCATCGATGAGCCAGCAGGCAGCGTGACACATCTCGTGTATTAATGTGTCTCGAAGTCGATCTGAAGATAGAGATGGAGATACTTACAATCAGGAGGAAAGAGACCAGGACAAAGCTCAGGAGATGTCTACAATGTACATGATATGAGACCGACCTGCAGAATCGCAGATTTTATCTGATATGTGGATGACGGCATAGGGAACCCCGTTCTTCTTCCCAAATCCCGTGCGGCCAGCTTGTCTCCTCAGCCTTTTATTCCAGCTGATCTCCATGTCTGCAGGAAGCTacagaggaaggaaggagagaacaTGAGAAGTGTCTGATTGTATGAATGATGGGGCTGTAAACTATATATACTACAGCTAGTAACCCTTcagtcactacacacacattgcCCTGTACATGGCTGTAACCATTGAGTACCTGATTGTCAAAGACGCTCTGGTTAAAGAACCTGTAGAGACGTCTTGTCAGCTCCTGTTTGTTCTGATGGAAATCGGTGACATATTTGGAGGTGGGAGAAGACAGATCCTTCAGGAAACCGTTATTGGTGGGACGCTCCGATCTCCCGTTACTGTAATAGAGGATCACAGATCAATAATGGAAATACTGTAAGAACATACAACATGTACACACCTGACAGCTTACTGATAGTGTAGAAATAACACTGCCACCTAGTGACCAGATAACATGAAGCAGATCATATATAGAAATACACTACCTTGCTGTCTCCTCCTGCACAAAGCTGGACCATGGGGAATTTGGCTCTGGAGAATATAATAAATATCATCATTTACTTCTTTGTAATTCACAAAAGtctaatattttattatactAGAAGAGGCTTCTGATCACTGTAGAAGCTTTATGAGATACCTGAGTCTATGTAAAGCAGGTGAGGCCCAGAGCTGCCATCATCATCTTCAAGGCTCCTCAGAGACC from Engystomops pustulosus chromosome 10, aEngPut4.maternal, whole genome shotgun sequence harbors:
- the LOC140104063 gene encoding germ cell nuclear acidic protein-like; protein product: MSKYKRKRQFIIESDDSGTEDQFLVNKKCREISVCDAEEISGDETLHQSHPLFPRSLRSLEDDDGSSGPHLLYIDSEPNSPWSSFVQEETASNGRSERPTNNGFLKDLSSPTSKYVTDFHQNKQELTRRLYRFFNQSVFDNQLPADMEISWNKRLRRQAGRTGFGKKNGVPYAVIHISDKICDSADRLRDTLIHEMCHAACWLIDGEADLTHGLLWDYHCAMAELAHPDMPPITQFHTYETHYKVVYQCSGCQSRVGRWTASLNTEKYQCRICHSKMVLLNQT